One genomic region from Granulicatella adiacens ATCC 49175 encodes:
- a CDS encoding DUF2207 domain-containing protein, whose product MNRKIRYIITFLLGLVAFFGFSSSVDARSLKVDKYDITVNILENGDVQFQEKITFQADGSYNGVFYNLDYSGFREPTDVTAFLETGSGAVEMPQNSTGTSGTYQLTHEGDKLKFKVFTPFSNSRRTITFQYTIPKLITNYEDTAELNRKVVGTQWEIDQENITVKVNLPGNASKETLRAWGHGAGQNGNVKIADDYKSVTFTAPSNKSGDFVEVHMIFPQTLTPGNTNVVNRKAFDDIVAQEEKLVQQEEGMKTLGSIGVYIGWILMVVNLIFAWVKGFIANRKRLQKVPHVPDHLFEIPEDITPAIMNKAIYGKSTMKDLSATVMDLVRKKILTLSETQPHEIKLVGDVSKLLRHEKLAVKLLFEDVGGGDDTIYLKDIKEYAEDHPKAYYNAATSWLNAVDTAAEKHRVDRFTKGEPEARNYFAGCFVFLLVAATFGLSLLSKNPVLAALTFIFALVFIPLTLIGGGAAAKRRTLEGEYRYRQWQAFKQMLKDLSPMKRIEDLPSIQLWDHFLVYAISLGVAEHVIKVLKKLIPDQLPDSVFYSSQTGTIYYPIEDFNSAFSSSYNSSSSYVNGGSNSGGFGGGFSGGSSGGSGGGSGGGGF is encoded by the coding sequence ATGAATCGAAAAATACGTTACATCATTACGTTTTTATTAGGATTAGTGGCCTTTTTTGGATTTAGCTCGAGTGTCGATGCTCGTAGCTTAAAAGTAGACAAGTACGATATCACTGTGAATATTTTAGAAAACGGCGATGTTCAGTTTCAAGAAAAAATTACGTTTCAGGCAGATGGTTCTTATAATGGAGTGTTCTATAACTTAGACTACTCAGGGTTTAGAGAACCAACGGATGTCACTGCCTTTTTGGAGACGGGTTCTGGAGCGGTAGAAATGCCTCAAAATTCGACAGGAACGAGTGGTACCTATCAGCTTACTCATGAAGGGGATAAATTAAAATTTAAAGTCTTCACACCGTTTTCGAATTCGAGAAGAACCATTACCTTCCAATATACGATTCCAAAATTAATTACTAATTATGAGGATACAGCGGAATTAAACCGTAAAGTCGTTGGTACACAGTGGGAAATCGACCAAGAAAACATCACCGTCAAGGTTAACCTTCCAGGAAATGCGTCTAAAGAAACGCTTCGTGCCTGGGGACATGGGGCTGGCCAAAACGGGAATGTAAAAATTGCCGATGATTACAAGTCGGTGACCTTCACAGCTCCTTCTAATAAGAGTGGGGATTTCGTTGAAGTGCATATGATTTTCCCACAAACATTGACTCCAGGAAATACCAATGTAGTGAATCGAAAAGCCTTTGATGATATTGTGGCGCAAGAAGAAAAATTGGTGCAACAAGAAGAAGGTATGAAGACGCTAGGGTCCATCGGTGTGTATATAGGGTGGATTCTGATGGTTGTGAACTTAATCTTTGCATGGGTTAAAGGCTTTATTGCTAACCGTAAGAGACTGCAAAAAGTTCCTCACGTTCCAGATCATCTCTTTGAAATTCCTGAAGATATTACTCCGGCTATTATGAACAAAGCGATTTATGGCAAGAGTACAATGAAAGATTTAAGTGCAACGGTCATGGATTTAGTCCGCAAGAAGATTTTAACCTTGTCGGAAACACAACCACATGAAATTAAACTCGTTGGAGATGTATCGAAACTTCTTCGTCACGAGAAATTAGCAGTGAAATTGCTCTTTGAAGACGTGGGTGGCGGAGATGATACCATCTACCTAAAAGATATTAAAGAATACGCTGAAGATCATCCGAAAGCGTATTATAATGCAGCCACTAGTTGGTTGAATGCGGTCGATACGGCTGCAGAAAAACATCGTGTGGACCGTTTTACAAAAGGAGAACCAGAAGCGAGAAACTATTTTGCAGGTTGTTTTGTATTCCTACTTGTCGCAGCCACTTTCGGGTTGAGCCTTTTAAGTAAGAACCCAGTATTAGCTGCCCTTACGTTTATCTTTGCCCTTGTTTTCATTCCTCTGACATTAATCGGAGGTGGAGCAGCAGCGAAGAGACGTACGCTTGAAGGAGAGTATCGTTACCGTCAATGGCAAGCCTTTAAACAAATGCTGAAAGATCTCTCTCCAATGAAGAGAATTGAAGATTTACCAAGTATTCAACTGTGGGATCACTTCTTAGTTTATGCCATTTCTTTAGGCGTAGCGGAACACGTGATTAAAGTGTTGAAGAAATTAATACCAGACCAACTACCAGACAGTGTGTTCTATTCAAGTCAAACAGGAACGATTTATTATCCTATTGAGGACTTTAATAGTGCCTTCTCAAGCTCATACAACAGTTCTAGCTCTTATGTGAATGGAGGTAGCAACTCTGGTGGGTTCGGCGGAGGATTCTCTGGCGGATCGAGCGGCGGTAGTGGTGGAGGATCCGGCGGTGGCGGATTCTAA
- a CDS encoding O-methyltransferase — protein sequence MLNEMMHRPVVKPELVEYMRTSQRRFPGGLGELENTANELGIPIIPHETAVFLDFIVGLFQPKNILEIGTAVGFSASLMATASPQAKVTTIDRYELMYSRAKANFEKLGLADRITQLEGDAADILPTLEQGKYDFLFMDSAKAKYIEFFPYCMDVLEVGGVLVVDDIFQGGTILEDVMDRPRRVRKIHRRLNMFLDLVQSDPTLKSTLLPLGDGIIMIQKMEEKDFKYILEDL from the coding sequence ATGTTAAACGAAATGATGCACAGACCTGTTGTCAAACCGGAACTGGTCGAGTACATGCGCACTAGTCAACGCCGTTTTCCGGGGGGCTTAGGCGAATTAGAAAATACGGCTAATGAATTAGGAATTCCCATTATTCCTCATGAAACAGCTGTTTTCCTAGATTTTATAGTTGGACTTTTCCAACCAAAGAATATTTTAGAAATTGGGACAGCCGTTGGATTCTCAGCGAGTTTAATGGCAACAGCTTCACCACAAGCAAAAGTCACGACCATTGACCGCTATGAGTTAATGTATAGCCGTGCCAAAGCAAACTTTGAGAAATTAGGTTTAGCCGACCGAATCACCCAATTGGAAGGCGATGCGGCTGATATTTTACCGACGCTTGAACAAGGAAAATATGACTTTCTCTTTATGGATAGTGCCAAAGCAAAATATATTGAGTTCTTCCCATATTGCATGGACGTGCTAGAAGTTGGCGGCGTGCTAGTGGTGGATGATATTTTCCAAGGAGGAACGATTTTAGAGGATGTGATGGATCGTCCAAGACGTGTGCGCAAAATTCATCGCCGTCTCAACATGTTCCTTGATTTAGTGCAAAGCGATCCAACCTTAAAATCAACCTTACTTCCTTTAGGGGATGGGATTATTATGATTCAAAAAATGGAAGAAAAAGATTTTAAATATATTTTAGAAGACTTGTAA
- the gltX gene encoding glutamate--tRNA ligase gives MTDKVRVRYAPSPTGHLHIGNARTALFNYLFARHYGGEFIIRIEDTDRKRNLEHGEESQLENLTWLGMDWDEGPDKPGKYGPYRQSEREHIYNPLIEQLIAEDKAYKCYMTEEELEAEREAQRARGEMPHYSGQHAHLTQEQRDAFEAEGRTPVVRFRVPKTGTYAFDDIVKGEISFESTSVGGDFVILKRDGMPTYNFAVAVDDHFMEITHVLRGDDHIANTPKQLMIYEAFGWEPPRFGHMTLIINTETGKKLSKRDESILQFIEQYKDLGYLPEAMFNFIALLGWSPQGEHEIFSREEFIEIFDEKRLGKSPAAFDPKKLEWINNTYVKKTPLEEVAEMAIAQLKKAGIVAEKVSPEEHAWLVKLVALYHDQMSYMNEIVALSTLFFRKDFEVENDEAKEVLQGETVPTVLNAFMSKLEAMETFDEPSILAAIKEVQKETGVKGKNLFMPIRVATSGQTHGPAIGKTIELLGRERSIAHIQAALALIK, from the coding sequence ATGACAGATAAAGTGCGTGTACGTTATGCACCAAGTCCAACGGGGCACTTGCACATCGGGAATGCTCGTACAGCCCTATTTAACTATTTATTCGCGAGACATTATGGTGGAGAGTTCATCATCCGTATCGAGGATACTGACCGCAAGAGAAATCTTGAACACGGAGAAGAAAGCCAATTAGAAAACTTAACTTGGCTTGGAATGGATTGGGATGAAGGTCCAGACAAACCTGGTAAATACGGTCCTTACCGTCAATCAGAACGTGAACATATTTATAATCCACTCATCGAGCAATTAATTGCTGAAGACAAAGCGTATAAATGCTATATGACAGAGGAAGAATTGGAAGCAGAACGTGAAGCGCAACGTGCTCGTGGCGAAATGCCTCACTACAGCGGGCAACACGCTCACTTAACACAAGAGCAACGTGACGCTTTTGAAGCAGAAGGACGCACTCCTGTTGTTCGTTTCCGCGTTCCAAAGACTGGAACGTATGCTTTTGACGATATCGTTAAAGGCGAAATCTCATTCGAGTCTACAAGCGTCGGTGGAGACTTCGTTATCTTAAAACGTGACGGAATGCCAACATACAACTTCGCAGTAGCAGTGGATGACCACTTTATGGAAATCACTCACGTTTTACGTGGAGATGACCATATTGCCAACACTCCAAAACAATTAATGATTTACGAAGCATTCGGTTGGGAACCACCACGTTTTGGACATATGACATTAATCATTAATACAGAAACAGGTAAGAAATTATCGAAACGTGATGAATCAATTCTACAATTCATCGAACAATATAAAGACTTAGGGTACTTGCCAGAAGCGATGTTCAACTTTATCGCGCTTCTAGGATGGTCTCCTCAAGGTGAACATGAAATCTTCAGCCGTGAAGAATTCATCGAAATCTTCGACGAAAAACGTCTTGGTAAATCACCAGCAGCCTTCGATCCGAAGAAATTAGAATGGATTAACAACACATACGTGAAGAAAACTCCATTAGAAGAAGTGGCTGAAATGGCGATTGCTCAATTGAAAAAAGCGGGAATCGTAGCGGAAAAAGTTTCTCCTGAAGAACATGCATGGTTAGTGAAATTAGTGGCTCTGTACCACGACCAAATGAGCTACATGAATGAAATCGTTGCTTTATCAACATTATTCTTCAGAAAAGATTTCGAAGTGGAAAATGACGAAGCGAAAGAAGTGCTTCAAGGTGAAACTGTTCCAACAGTATTGAATGCTTTTATGTCTAAATTAGAAGCGATGGAAACATTCGATGAGCCGAGTATTTTGGCAGCCATTAAAGAGGTTCAAAAGGAAACTGGCGTGAAGGGTAAAAACTTGTTTATGCCAATTCGTGTGGCAACGAGCGGACAAACACACGGGCCGGCTATCGGTAAGACGATTGAGTTGCTTGGAAGAGAACGCAGCATTGCACATATCCAAGCTGCACTTGCTCTTATTAAATAA
- the citG gene encoding triphosphoribosyl-dephospho-CoA synthase CitG yields MINPEFLAQSATDALLQEVNLAPKPGLVDPISTGAHKDMTKDTFYKSIEALRPFLLAYAEAGSRHNGTPLDLFNELRALGKQAEDAMMAATNHINTHKGANFSFALVLGATAHTKGNIPEALHYCHLMTRHLIEVDFANLDQKENLSYGEKLYVEHGITGIRGEAATGYPSLAKALDYYNTLNTHTPRHRDLLLLLYLMTFVEDGNLIHRGGIEAYKQVQQEAKLLFDEAQTISEEELVSKLEDYDNVLIDRNLSPGGSADLLSLTFFCHKIQQNG; encoded by the coding sequence TTGATTAATCCTGAGTTTTTAGCACAATCGGCAACGGACGCCCTTCTTCAAGAAGTGAATCTCGCGCCAAAACCAGGGCTCGTCGATCCAATTTCCACCGGCGCTCATAAGGACATGACAAAGGACACCTTCTACAAAAGTATCGAAGCGCTCCGTCCTTTTTTACTCGCCTACGCCGAAGCAGGAAGCCGCCACAACGGCACTCCACTCGACTTATTTAACGAGCTCCGCGCTCTTGGAAAACAAGCCGAAGACGCGATGATGGCTGCCACAAACCATATCAACACCCATAAAGGAGCCAACTTCTCCTTTGCCCTGGTTTTAGGTGCCACCGCTCATACAAAAGGCAACATTCCAGAAGCTTTGCACTACTGCCATCTCATGACGCGCCATCTCATTGAAGTGGATTTTGCCAATCTCGACCAAAAAGAAAACCTCTCTTACGGGGAGAAACTTTATGTCGAACACGGCATCACAGGCATTCGAGGCGAAGCAGCAACAGGCTATCCAAGCCTTGCAAAAGCCCTCGACTATTACAACACACTGAACACGCATACTCCTCGTCACCGTGACTTACTCCTGCTCCTCTACCTCATGACATTCGTAGAAGACGGAAACCTCATTCACCGAGGCGGAATCGAAGCGTATAAACAAGTCCAACAAGAGGCCAAACTCCTCTTTGACGAAGCCCAAACGATCTCAGAAGAAGAGCTTGTCTCCAAATTAGAAGACTACGACAATGTCCTTATCGATCGCAACTTGAGCCCTGGAGGCAGCGCAGACCTACTCTCACTCACCTTCTTCTGTCACAAAATACAACAAAACGGATGA
- a CDS encoding GntR family transcriptional regulator, translating to MSAVIQAVKKNLDITQNKPLKISLYEAFRKTIILGEIPAGTRINEKEFSTELNISRTPIRYALNELTKELLVEHIPKIGVIVKGISIKDAHEIFEIRKSLDTLATINAMKLMTKKDFEELAAILEECDKLNAEDKVDEVLANFTTFNDFIYEKCQMTRLKEIVNELRTYVIYFRDLSIRSSERRTKALNEHKLIYRGMLNKDVEQITLITHEHLDRSLKFILKQMETLHID from the coding sequence ATGTCAGCAGTCATTCAAGCAGTTAAAAAGAATTTAGACATTACTCAAAATAAACCTCTCAAAATTTCACTTTACGAAGCATTTCGTAAAACGATTATTTTAGGGGAGATTCCTGCCGGCACAAGAATTAACGAAAAAGAGTTTTCGACTGAGTTAAATATCAGCAGAACTCCTATTCGATACGCCTTAAATGAATTAACGAAAGAATTGTTAGTAGAACACATTCCTAAAATTGGCGTTATTGTAAAAGGAATTTCTATCAAAGACGCCCATGAAATCTTTGAAATTAGAAAGTCCCTCGACACCTTAGCAACCATTAATGCTATGAAGCTCATGACGAAGAAAGATTTCGAAGAGCTCGCAGCCATCTTAGAAGAGTGCGATAAACTAAATGCTGAAGATAAAGTAGATGAAGTACTCGCTAACTTCACAACCTTTAATGACTTCATTTACGAAAAATGTCAAATGACTCGTCTAAAAGAAATCGTTAACGAACTCCGTACTTACGTGATATACTTCCGTGACTTATCGATTCGTTCATCCGAACGCCGCACAAAAGCGCTGAACGAACACAAACTCATCTATCGCGGAATGCTTAACAAAGATGTGGAACAAATCACACTCATTACACATGAGCACTTAGACCGTTCATTGAAATTTATCCTAAAACAAATGGAGACATTACACATTGATTAA
- a CDS encoding CitMHS family transporter gives MVITVAAYVMMAIFMYIIMKKKMSPFTALVLIPLIFAIILVATGQVQDVNIGTLIRQGLFGNNSKDKLTAMKGTAETGVMLLFAILYFSTMLDAGLFDPITNKMIRFAKGDPMKVLMATSIVAAAVSLNGDGTTTTLICCSAFVPIYKKLDMKLMNLGVLVILQNTIMNLLPWGGPTARAMSVLGVEADILGYLAPGMVLSALYVIFVVARSMGKKERARLGIQELTDAELDELTTISDPEVLEKRRPQNFLINAIMTIVLIGWLVAGSFIDAIEVKPVVLFLVGTGLALMINYPDLKAQSKRIGDNAGDAVQVVLLVFAAGVFMGLFQGTGMATALTESIVRVIPKELAGFWSLIIAIISVPGTFFLTNDGFYYGVLIPFAEVGRQYGFTDMQMALASLMGQAFHLLSPLVAFIYLLLRLTGLDMGEWQKESAKYAAVIFVIFVVTIVLMGHMPLYIAQ, from the coding sequence ACCATTCACAGCTTTAGTATTAATTCCATTAATTTTCGCAATTATTTTAGTTGCTACAGGTCAAGTACAAGACGTTAACATCGGTACATTAATTCGCCAAGGGTTATTCGGAAATAACTCAAAAGATAAATTAACAGCGATGAAAGGAACTGCTGAAACAGGGGTTATGCTTCTATTCGCGATCCTTTACTTCTCTACAATGTTAGACGCTGGATTATTCGATCCAATTACTAACAAAATGATTCGCTTCGCTAAAGGCGATCCAATGAAAGTATTGATGGCTACTTCTATCGTAGCTGCTGCCGTATCATTAAACGGTGACGGAACTACAACTACATTAATCTGCTGCTCAGCTTTCGTGCCAATTTACAAAAAATTAGACATGAAATTAATGAACTTAGGGGTTCTTGTTATCTTACAAAACACAATCATGAACTTATTACCATGGGGCGGACCTACTGCTCGTGCAATGTCAGTTCTTGGTGTAGAAGCAGATATCCTAGGTTACTTAGCACCAGGGATGGTTCTTTCAGCACTTTACGTAATCTTCGTTGTAGCTCGCTCAATGGGTAAAAAAGAACGTGCTCGTTTAGGAATTCAAGAATTAACAGATGCTGAATTAGACGAATTAACAACTATTTCTGATCCTGAAGTATTAGAAAAACGTCGTCCACAAAACTTCTTAATCAACGCAATCATGACAATCGTATTAATCGGTTGGTTAGTTGCAGGTTCATTCATCGATGCAATCGAAGTGAAACCAGTTGTATTATTCTTAGTTGGTACAGGTTTAGCCTTAATGATCAACTATCCAGACTTAAAAGCTCAATCTAAACGTATTGGGGACAACGCTGGGGACGCTGTACAAGTAGTATTACTAGTATTTGCTGCCGGAGTATTCATGGGATTATTCCAAGGAACTGGAATGGCAACTGCTTTAACTGAAAGTATCGTTCGTGTAATCCCTAAAGAATTAGCAGGCTTCTGGTCATTAATCATCGCGATTATCTCAGTACCTGGTACATTCTTCTTAACAAACGACGGATTCTACTATGGAGTATTAATTCCATTCGCTGAAGTTGGACGTCAATACGGATTCACTGATATGCAAATGGCATTAGCTTCATTAATGGGTCAAGCATTCCACTTATTAAGCCCATTAGTAGCGTTCATCTACTTACTATTACGTCTAACAGGATTAGACATGGGTGAATGGCAAAAAGAATCAGCTAAATACGCAGCTGTTATCTTCGTAATCTTCGTTGTAACAATCGTATTAATGGGTCACATGCCATTATATATCGCACAATAA